A genomic window from Pelagicoccus albus includes:
- a CDS encoding acyltransferase family protein, with product MNATINTNTRIDYLDAVRAFALLLGILFHASLSFTHIFIGWAVMDVSTSPIVSTLAFISHSFRLELFFLLAGFFSHMTIHRNGTGSFLKSRFVRIAIPFVVGWFLIRPLMVASWVMGGASMRGEVDIAAGFAEGFSSLRALPDNLLVGTHLWFLYYLLLATATILLAKGILLLAPKLKSFLAEQLDKVLSRISKWSSAAEAIAIPTAVGLYFMSSWGMDTPDKSLIPHLPTYLIYTGCFGLGWLIHRQPERLNELSKLSVVRFINLLGSIALTLYLVGFESDFGSPYHTQIHMTFAYAYSVMMWSLVFTTIGLFRLAIRRESKTIRYVADSSYWLYLIHLPVVIWLQIAVAELSWHWAIKLPTITTLAIGISLLLYDLLIRPSFVGKILNGRKKPSQIISLLKGSKAPKTQSLATS from the coding sequence ATGAACGCAACGATCAACACCAACACCCGTATCGACTATCTCGATGCGGTGAGAGCCTTCGCTCTCCTTCTCGGAATCCTCTTTCATGCGAGCCTCTCATTCACTCATATCTTCATTGGCTGGGCGGTTATGGACGTATCCACAAGCCCGATCGTTTCCACGCTGGCATTTATCAGCCATTCCTTCCGCTTGGAGCTATTTTTCCTCCTCGCAGGTTTCTTCAGCCACATGACCATTCACCGAAACGGCACTGGCAGTTTCCTGAAAAGCCGCTTCGTACGGATCGCTATTCCCTTCGTTGTTGGCTGGTTCCTGATCCGGCCCTTGATGGTCGCTAGCTGGGTCATGGGCGGAGCAAGTATGCGAGGAGAAGTAGATATCGCAGCTGGTTTCGCCGAAGGCTTCAGCTCCCTAAGAGCTCTGCCTGACAACTTATTGGTCGGGACCCACCTTTGGTTCCTCTATTACCTCCTTTTGGCAACCGCCACAATCCTCCTCGCGAAAGGGATCCTTTTACTGGCTCCGAAGCTGAAAAGCTTCCTCGCAGAACAACTCGATAAGGTTTTAAGCCGAATTTCGAAATGGTCCAGTGCCGCCGAGGCGATCGCGATCCCTACTGCGGTGGGGCTCTACTTCATGAGTAGCTGGGGAATGGATACACCAGACAAAAGTCTCATCCCCCACCTGCCAACCTACCTAATCTACACTGGTTGCTTCGGGCTTGGTTGGCTGATCCACCGTCAACCAGAGCGGCTCAACGAGCTGTCAAAACTAAGCGTGGTTAGATTTATCAACCTACTCGGCTCAATCGCCCTGACGCTATACCTCGTAGGCTTCGAAAGCGACTTTGGTTCGCCTTACCATACCCAGATCCACATGACCTTTGCGTACGCCTACAGCGTCATGATGTGGTCTCTAGTATTCACAACCATCGGACTGTTCAGACTGGCGATACGACGCGAAAGCAAAACCATCCGCTATGTGGCCGATTCTTCCTACTGGCTTTACCTAATCCACTTGCCAGTCGTCATCTGGCTGCAAATCGCGGTGGCGGAGCTGTCCTGGCACTGGGCCATTAAACTTCCGACCATCACCACCCTCGCTATCGGGATCTCGCTTTTGCTCTACGATCTTCTCATCCGACCGAGCTTCGTGGGAAAGATTTTAAACGGTCGCAAAAAGCCGTCCCAAATCATTTCCCTTCTTAAAGGAAGCAAAGCACCCAAAACTCAAAGCCTAGCAACCAGCTAA
- a CDS encoding CIA30 family protein yields the protein MKTPTLLNSLRAFATATALLASFSLSASEIPASIDQLEDSNKNELGHQRLFMDDTSVGGQTTFAHSVEEGVLIAKGKISPPRGQPGWASAVFLLTSDGTAADLSEYEGIRLLIRINKGTLSVSANSTEVTNFDYHAAPLARAHDKAFHEVKIPFSSMKRAWSQQTELNTKTIASLSLVAFGLQAGDFEYELDEIGFY from the coding sequence ATGAAAACACCAACGCTACTAAACTCACTTCGCGCCTTCGCCACCGCAACCGCCTTGCTCGCTAGTTTTTCTCTATCAGCCAGCGAGATCCCAGCTTCCATCGACCAGCTTGAAGATTCGAATAAAAACGAGCTCGGCCATCAAAGATTGTTCATGGACGACACCAGCGTCGGCGGACAAACCACTTTCGCCCATTCCGTTGAAGAAGGAGTCCTGATCGCGAAAGGAAAAATCTCACCACCTCGCGGACAACCGGGCTGGGCAAGCGCCGTCTTTCTGCTTACAAGCGACGGAACCGCAGCGGATCTCAGCGAATACGAGGGCATTCGACTTCTCATTCGCATCAACAAAGGAACCCTCTCCGTCTCAGCCAACAGCACAGAAGTCACCAACTTCGACTACCACGCCGCCCCTCTCGCTAGGGCCCACGACAAGGCCTTCCATGAAGTAAAGATTCCCTTCTCTTCCATGAAACGTGCTTGGTCCCAACAAACCGAATTGAACACCAAAACAATCGCGAGCCTAAGTCTCGTCGCCTTCGGTCTCCAAGCGGGCGATTTCGAATACGAACTCGATGAAATCGGTTTCTACTGA
- a CDS encoding RNA polymerase sigma factor yields MNTQNDIPGISEASDASLVVASLGGDRQAFGNIVTRYQRMLCSVAYSNLGNLAASEDVAQDTFIEAWKKLGSLKEPEKLKSWLCGILRFKISHRRRKEARQPVSGASELEEAGQFASEERGVDESAMKEEEQALLWQALEKVPENYREPLVLFYREHRSIEHVAYELDLTEATVKQRLSRGRKMLQERMMGFVEDALSRSTPGRVFTASVLASLPALAPPAKAAGVGVVTVKAASWFKWLGLATFLASVSGFISSFVAIRTNLDQSRTPLERRHVVKTSVLFLGIALGMVAALFLLRWAGIKWYEQSGYFAVASQVLVISFALFMPIATVKLLRDSRRLRSDERRRHPELFKDPQDQAGSVEGEYRSKATLFGVPLVHAKLSLASEGDTPAFGWIAAGDYAYGLLFAWGGVAIAPISVGIVSVGLLTCGAMGLGIFAIGTLGVGVLAVGAAAIGIQAYASLSALGWHAAAGGGFSIAREYALGALPFAKHANDEAAHQWISEVAGPSSQMMVFILISFLVLVPVTLYAKVVRRRMGKSRS; encoded by the coding sequence ATGAATACGCAAAATGACATCCCCGGTATAAGCGAAGCGAGTGACGCTTCTCTGGTGGTCGCTTCCTTAGGAGGAGACCGGCAGGCGTTTGGAAACATTGTGACGCGTTACCAGCGGATGCTGTGTTCCGTCGCTTATTCGAATCTCGGCAATCTGGCTGCGAGCGAAGACGTCGCGCAGGATACTTTCATCGAAGCATGGAAGAAACTAGGTAGCCTCAAAGAACCCGAAAAGCTCAAGTCCTGGTTGTGCGGAATCTTGCGATTCAAGATCAGCCATCGGCGTCGCAAAGAAGCGCGGCAGCCTGTGTCCGGAGCGAGCGAGCTGGAAGAAGCCGGACAATTCGCCAGCGAAGAAAGGGGGGTAGACGAATCAGCTATGAAAGAAGAAGAACAAGCTCTGCTTTGGCAGGCTTTGGAAAAGGTCCCAGAAAACTATCGCGAACCCTTGGTTCTCTTTTACAGGGAGCATCGTTCGATCGAGCATGTGGCCTATGAGCTCGACTTGACTGAAGCAACAGTCAAGCAACGTTTGTCGCGAGGTCGGAAAATGCTGCAAGAGCGGATGATGGGTTTTGTAGAGGATGCACTTTCTCGCAGCACTCCAGGTCGCGTATTCACAGCGTCAGTACTCGCCTCCTTGCCTGCTCTCGCTCCACCTGCGAAAGCAGCGGGTGTGGGAGTTGTTACTGTGAAAGCTGCCTCTTGGTTTAAGTGGCTCGGGCTTGCTACATTTTTGGCTTCGGTTTCCGGCTTTATCAGTAGCTTCGTGGCAATTCGTACCAACCTTGACCAGTCACGCACGCCGCTCGAACGCCGTCATGTCGTAAAGACGTCGGTACTTTTTCTTGGAATTGCCTTAGGCATGGTGGCAGCACTCTTCCTTTTGAGATGGGCTGGGATTAAATGGTACGAGCAAAGTGGATACTTTGCTGTAGCGAGCCAGGTCTTGGTTATTTCGTTCGCTCTCTTTATGCCAATCGCAACGGTGAAGCTTCTGCGAGACTCACGTCGGCTTCGCTCCGATGAGAGGCGTCGCCATCCGGAATTGTTCAAAGATCCTCAGGATCAAGCTGGATCTGTGGAGGGCGAATATCGCAGTAAAGCCACGCTCTTTGGTGTACCATTGGTCCATGCCAAGCTTTCGTTGGCTAGCGAGGGAGATACTCCTGCATTTGGTTGGATCGCTGCCGGGGATTACGCCTATGGACTGCTTTTCGCATGGGGCGGAGTCGCAATCGCCCCGATCAGCGTGGGTATCGTTTCGGTCGGCTTGCTGACTTGCGGAGCCATGGGACTGGGGATTTTCGCTATCGGCACACTTGGAGTTGGCGTTTTGGCAGTAGGGGCGGCGGCGATCGGAATTCAAGCCTATGCCTCGCTTTCGGCCCTTGGTTGGCATGCTGCGGCGGGAGGCGGTTTTTCCATCGCTCGGGAATATGCTCTCGGAGCGTTGCCTTTTGCCAAACACGCGAACGACGAGGCTGCGCACCAATGGATTTCCGAAGTCGCGGGACCTAGCAGTCAGATGATGGTTTTCATCCTAATCTCCTTTCTCGTTTTGGTACCAGTAACTCTTTACGCGAAAGTTGTCCGTCGGCGAATGGGTAAGAGTCGATCTTGA